Genomic segment of Microbacterium sp. BH-3-3-3:
GCAGGCCGTCGAACCAGCTGGCCTTGGGCACGACGTCGTTGAAGCCGTCGGAGGGGGCGGCGGAATCGATCGCGGTGGCGACCTCGCTCGCGCGGGCCTGCCCGTAGTAGAACTGCACGTCATTGGCGCCCTCGAAGGGCTGCGACAGCGTGAGATCGACGCGCTGATCGGGGTCGTTCGTCACCACCTGGGTGACCGTCCCGCCTTTGAGCAGCTGCAGACCCTCCTGGGTGGAGACCTGCCGCGCACCGCTGAGGTTGGAGATGAGCGAGAAGCCGATGACCAGAAGCAGACCGACCAGCAGAACGTAGATGATCGGATTACGCGTGATCTTCTTGAAATTCATGGTGGGCGAGCCCAGCCCTTTCGTGATCCTCCGCAGAATGCGGTCGAATTAGGCTAACGCCCGCGAACTATGCCGGGCCTGTGCGTTCGTCATGGGCGTACACGCCCGCTCTCGACGCGGTCAGGAGTAGACGTGGGGCGCGAGCACCGCGACGTCGCGCAGGTTGCGGTAGCGCTCGGCGTAGTCGAGGCCGTACCCGATGACGAAGTCGTTGGGGATGTCGAAGCCCACGTACCGGCAGTCGACCTGCACCTTCATGGCGTCGGGCTTGCGCAGCAGCGCCAGCACCTCGACCGACTCGGCTCCGCGCGACGCGAAGTTCTCAAGCAGCCAGCTGAGGGTGAGGCCGGAGTCGATGATGTCCTCGACGATCAGCACGTGCTTGCCGGTGATGTCGGTGTCGAGGTCTTTGCGGATCTGCACGACGCCGCTCGAGCGCGTGCTCGCGCCGTACGACGACACGGCCATCCAGTCCATCGAGACGTGGATCGGCAGGTGCCGGGCGAAGTCGGCCATGACCATGACCGCACCCTTGAGCACTCCCACCAGCACCACGTCGCGGCCCTCGTAGTCGCGGGCGACCTGCGTCGCCAACTCGGCGAGCTTGCCGTGGATCTGCTCCTCGGTGAGGAGGACTTCGCTGATGTCGTCGGAGATGTCGGCCGCGCGCATTCCGAAAGTCTACGTCGGGGGAATCAGGATGCCGCCCGCGCGACGATCTCGATGCGGGCACCCACGCGTCGGGCGAGGCACGCGGGCAGATCGATCGGCCCCTGCCCGCGCCAGTCGGTCGCCAGCCGGGCCACCTCGAGCGTCTGGGCCCGAGACAGCGACACCCCGAACTCGCTCTCGACGACGTAGCGCACGATGCGGTTGCGCAGCGCCGCGGGGTTCGCGGCGAGGGCGGCGACCGAGACCGAGATCCCGGCCTCGGCGTGCTCGACGATGTCTTCGATCGTCTCGTCGATCATGTCTTGGAAGGCCGCGGCGTCTTCGCGCAGCTGCTCCGCGGTGCGGGCCAGGGCCTCGGCGATCCCGGGGCCGAGCTCCGCTTCGAGGACGGGCAGCACGCGCTCCCGCACGCGCACGCGGGCGTACGTCGGGTCGACGTTGTGTGGATCCGCCCACGGCTCGAGACCCTCGGCGGCGCACGCGGCGACGGTCGTGGCACGCCGCACGCCCAGCAGAGGCCGCACCCACAGCGGGCCCGTGGAGTCGCGTCGCTCCGCCGACATGCCGGCGAGGCTCAGGCTCCCCGAGCCCCGCGCGAGCCCCAGCAACACCGTCTCGGCCTGGTCGTCGAGCGTGTGACCGAGCAGGACGGTGTCGGCGCCGATCTGCTCCGCCGCGCGGGCGAGGGCCGCGTAGCGTGCCGCGCGGGCCGCGGCCTCGGGCCCCTCGCCCTCCGTCGCGACCTCGACGGCGACGACGCGCGCGCCGATGCCCAGCCCGCGCGCGACCTCGGCGGC
This window contains:
- the hpt gene encoding hypoxanthine phosphoribosyltransferase; translation: MRAADISDDISEVLLTEEQIHGKLAELATQVARDYEGRDVVLVGVLKGAVMVMADFARHLPIHVSMDWMAVSSYGASTRSSGVVQIRKDLDTDITGKHVLIVEDIIDSGLTLSWLLENFASRGAESVEVLALLRKPDAMKVQVDCRYVGFDIPNDFVIGYGLDYAERYRNLRDVAVLAPHVYS
- the tilS gene encoding tRNA lysidine(34) synthetase TilS, translating into MDHRPGLDPSVAEVRRAVRAVLDTTDGAVVVALSGGADSLALAAATAFEAGRRGIRVEAVVIDHALQAGSDAVAARAAEVARGLGIGARVVAVEVATEGEGPEAAARAARYAALARAAEQIGADTVLLGHTLDDQAETVLLGLARGSGSLSLAGMSAERRDSTGPLWVRPLLGVRRATTVAACAAEGLEPWADPHNVDPTYARVRVRERVLPVLEAELGPGIAEALARTAEQLREDAAAFQDMIDETIEDIVEHAEAGISVSVAALAANPAALRNRIVRYVVESEFGVSLSRAQTLEVARLATDWRGQGPIDLPACLARRVGARIEIVARAAS